Proteins encoded in a region of the Rhodopirellula halodulae genome:
- the folE gene encoding GTP cyclohydrolase I FolE: MIAPTNQNSNKPVADKEPTSERTPFFVDKNAPHNDRVDFPRIEAAVREILDAVGEDPERDGLLETPARVARMYAEMFAGLHSDPGRHLAKVFEEDYDEIVLVRDISFCSMCEHHLLPFTGKAHIAYLPSGKVVGLSKLARVVEEVARRPQVQERLTHTVANLIEDRLSARGVAVVVESTHSCMTMRGIRKPGSLCLTSAMRGAFKTDPKSRAEVLGLINRQSN; encoded by the coding sequence ATGATTGCCCCCACCAACCAGAATTCGAACAAGCCTGTGGCCGACAAAGAACCGACCTCCGAACGAACTCCCTTTTTTGTCGACAAGAACGCGCCTCACAACGACCGCGTTGACTTCCCACGGATTGAGGCGGCTGTCCGTGAGATCTTGGACGCCGTGGGCGAAGATCCTGAACGAGACGGGTTGTTGGAAACGCCGGCTCGCGTCGCGCGGATGTATGCCGAAATGTTTGCCGGTTTGCATTCCGATCCCGGTCGCCATTTGGCCAAGGTGTTCGAAGAGGACTATGACGAAATTGTCTTGGTCCGCGACATCAGCTTTTGCAGCATGTGCGAGCACCACCTGTTGCCGTTCACGGGCAAAGCTCACATCGCTTATCTGCCCAGCGGGAAAGTCGTCGGACTGAGCAAGCTGGCACGCGTGGTGGAAGAAGTCGCGCGGCGTCCTCAGGTGCAAGAACGTTTGACGCACACGGTTGCCAACTTGATCGAAGACCGTCTGTCGGCTCGCGGTGTCGCCGTGGTGGTCGAGTCCACGCACAGTTGCATGACGATGCGTGGCATTCGCAAACCCGGCAGTTTGTGCTTGACCAGTGCGATGCGTGGTGCGTTCAAGACAGATCCGAAATCTCGCGCCGAAGTGTTGGGTCTGATCAACCGCCAATCGAACTGA
- the ndk gene encoding nucleoside-diphosphate kinase, with product MQRTLVLLKPDCVQRRLIGDILSRFEAKGLHIVAMKLLQVTPEMSKQHYAEHVEKPFYPSLESFITSAPVVAIALEGLEVIRVVRDMLGATNGLQAAPGTIRGDFSSSRQMNLVHASDSEESAKRELDLYFNAEEFCDYSLVLTPFMRADDE from the coding sequence ATGCAACGCACCCTCGTCTTGCTGAAGCCCGACTGTGTTCAACGCCGCTTGATCGGTGACATCCTCTCCCGTTTCGAAGCCAAGGGCTTGCACATCGTCGCGATGAAATTGCTGCAAGTGACGCCTGAGATGTCGAAGCAACACTACGCCGAGCACGTCGAAAAGCCGTTCTACCCGTCGCTCGAAAGCTTCATCACTTCCGCTCCCGTGGTGGCAATCGCTCTGGAAGGGTTGGAAGTCATCCGCGTGGTTCGCGACATGTTGGGCGCGACCAACGGTTTGCAAGCCGCTCCCGGAACCATCCGAGGCGATTTCAGCAGCAGCCGTCAGATGAACTTGGTTCACGCCAGCGACAGTGAAGAGTCGGCCAAGCGTGAATTGGATCTGTATTTCAACGCGGAAGAATTCTGCGACTACTCGCTGGTCCTGACGCCTTTCATGCGTGCCGACGACGAATAG
- a CDS encoding acyl-CoA thioesterase — protein sequence MSRPYFDLHHTVAIDEIDAQQHVHNLRYLQWTLWAARDHSAAEGWDAATALENGFGWVVRGHDITYRAAALAGDEVIVRTWIPSWNRYSCQRHYMVTRPADQTVLARVQTRWVFVDLKQHRAVEIPPAAVNAITLCETSPPLPWNDDDA from the coding sequence ATGTCACGCCCGTACTTTGACCTCCACCACACGGTTGCGATCGACGAGATCGATGCCCAACAGCACGTCCACAATTTGCGGTATTTGCAATGGACGCTTTGGGCGGCTCGGGATCACAGCGCCGCGGAGGGTTGGGATGCGGCGACGGCTTTGGAAAACGGATTCGGCTGGGTCGTTCGTGGGCACGACATCACCTATCGAGCCGCAGCCTTGGCGGGTGACGAAGTGATTGTCCGCACCTGGATCCCCAGCTGGAATCGTTATTCCTGCCAACGCCACTACATGGTGACTCGGCCGGCGGATCAAACCGTGCTCGCGCGAGTCCAAACACGATGGGTGTTCGTGGATTTGAAACAACACCGCGCGGTCGAGATCCCACCGGCCGCCGTGAACGCGATCACTCTGTGTGAGACCTCCCCACCGCTTCCATGGAACGATGATGACGCCTGA
- a CDS encoding sodium/solute symporter encodes MIYEPSMTAVVVFFAFVGFTIGLSFYLGGKAKSSAGYFAAHGEIPWFINGIAFAGDYLSAASFLGICGMIAAYGYDGFLYSIGYLAGWIVALFVIAEPMKRLGKFTFADALDAKFDSRGIKAAAGISTLIVSVFYLIPQMVGAGVLIQPLLGFPHWVGVLLVGAVVITIVVTAGMVSTTWVQFLKGSLLVVFSAILVVMVLRQGFQVDNQSFPSRVVPVQTFDRQAIADVMGRSLYEPSNWDPDNQYLQFAREDGEGYDVFRADQQEGGSFVVSEAQSMTTLADGSILIGGLPKGGEAGQGQLRPVGRIKMLPNEYIGQTGTGPLGPLKFFDVLNRSTVVLWGNETLQNADGSTTKVFYQKPTSGSQVLRPGEHPRFAGIRGDDWMGKLNFLSLMLALFCGTASLPHILIRYYTVKDAAAARKSTVVGITSIGFFYVLTLYLGLGAMTSGTLDVTNSNMAAPLLARGMSGLLFAIISAIAFTTVLGTVSGLILASSGAVAHDLLSGVFGIELREHKQVRVAKLAAVVVGAIAIVLGIVFRNLNVSYLVGWAFSIAASANLPALIMLLFWKRTTAKGIIASVIVGMFSSLGWILLSADTFEKVYGIDPASSPVPFSQPGLVTIPLALMTLIVVSLMTKPK; translated from the coding sequence ATGATCTACGAACCATCCATGACCGCGGTGGTGGTCTTCTTCGCTTTTGTTGGATTCACCATTGGGCTGAGTTTTTATCTCGGCGGCAAAGCAAAATCATCAGCCGGCTACTTCGCCGCTCACGGTGAGATCCCCTGGTTCATCAACGGCATCGCCTTCGCCGGTGACTACCTTTCCGCGGCGTCGTTCCTGGGGATCTGCGGGATGATCGCGGCCTACGGCTACGACGGATTCCTTTACTCCATTGGCTACTTGGCCGGTTGGATCGTCGCGTTGTTCGTGATCGCCGAACCCATGAAGCGGCTTGGCAAGTTCACCTTCGCCGACGCGCTCGACGCCAAATTCGATTCGCGAGGCATCAAGGCCGCGGCGGGGATCAGCACGTTGATCGTCAGCGTGTTCTATCTCATTCCACAAATGGTTGGTGCGGGAGTCCTGATTCAACCTTTGCTCGGTTTCCCTCATTGGGTCGGCGTGCTGTTGGTCGGCGCGGTTGTGATCACCATCGTGGTCACCGCCGGAATGGTTTCGACCACCTGGGTTCAATTTTTGAAAGGCTCACTGCTCGTTGTCTTCAGTGCGATCTTGGTCGTCATGGTTCTCCGTCAAGGATTCCAGGTCGACAATCAATCGTTTCCGTCTCGAGTGGTCCCCGTCCAAACGTTCGACCGCCAAGCAATCGCGGACGTGATGGGACGCTCGTTGTACGAACCTTCGAACTGGGATCCAGACAACCAGTACCTGCAATTCGCACGGGAAGATGGCGAGGGATACGACGTCTTTCGAGCGGACCAGCAGGAGGGCGGTTCGTTCGTCGTTTCAGAAGCTCAATCCATGACGACCTTGGCCGATGGGTCCATCTTGATCGGCGGACTCCCCAAAGGCGGCGAAGCCGGGCAAGGTCAACTGCGTCCCGTCGGCCGAATCAAGATGCTCCCCAACGAATACATTGGGCAGACCGGAACAGGACCTCTTGGACCGCTGAAATTCTTCGATGTGCTGAATCGCAGCACGGTGGTTTTGTGGGGCAACGAAACACTTCAAAACGCTGACGGTTCGACCACCAAAGTCTTTTATCAAAAGCCCACCAGCGGTTCACAGGTGCTTCGCCCCGGCGAACACCCACGCTTCGCGGGAATTCGAGGCGATGACTGGATGGGCAAGTTGAACTTTCTATCGCTCATGTTGGCGTTGTTTTGCGGCACCGCTTCGCTGCCACACATTCTGATCCGTTATTACACGGTCAAAGACGCCGCCGCAGCACGCAAGAGCACGGTGGTCGGTATCACCAGCATTGGTTTCTTCTATGTGCTGACGCTGTATCTGGGATTGGGTGCCATGACCAGCGGAACATTGGACGTGACCAACAGCAACATGGCCGCGCCTCTTCTGGCTCGCGGGATGAGCGGTTTGTTATTTGCCATCATTTCCGCGATCGCGTTCACCACGGTGCTTGGCACGGTCAGCGGATTGATCTTGGCCAGCAGCGGAGCGGTCGCTCACGATTTGCTCAGCGGAGTGTTCGGCATCGAGCTTCGTGAACACAAGCAAGTCCGCGTGGCCAAGTTGGCGGCCGTCGTCGTCGGAGCGATCGCGATTGTGCTGGGGATTGTGTTTCGCAACCTCAACGTCAGCTACTTGGTTGGATGGGCGTTCAGTATTGCTGCCAGCGCCAACCTTCCCGCGTTGATCATGTTGCTCTTTTGGAAACGCACGACCGCAAAAGGCATCATCGCCAGCGTCATTGTTGGGATGTTCAGCTCGCTCGGATGGATCCTGCTTTCCGCCGACACGTTCGAGAAAGTGTACGGAATCGATCCCGCCAGCAGCCCCGTCCCGTTCAGCCAACCTGGTTTGGTCACGATCCCGCTGGCGCTGATGACCTTGATCGTCGTGTCGCTCATGACCAAGCCAAAGTAG
- the msrA gene encoding peptide-methionine (S)-S-oxide reductase MsrA — protein sequence MPVSSIQTLFSRSLASFAAIGMMAISVSCSQAAPPQNQSSDPNANPNYNGLPLDSEIVDVKTRSGEKIATLAGGCFWCTEAVFERMEGINDVVSGYIGGKVPNPNYEQVCGKKTGHAEAVQVYYDPEKTNYEEILEVFFKTHDPTTLNRQGADAGPQYRSSVFVHNDEQREIAKKVIEKMSKEYRDPIVTLIEPATKFYVAEEYHQDYFRLNPNAGYCRAVVANKVRKFNRTFGDKIKDSAK from the coding sequence ATGCCGGTATCCTCGATCCAAACCTTGTTCTCGCGTTCGCTGGCCTCTTTCGCGGCGATCGGGATGATGGCGATTTCGGTGTCCTGCTCACAAGCCGCTCCGCCTCAAAATCAGTCCAGCGATCCCAACGCGAATCCCAACTACAACGGGTTGCCGCTGGATTCGGAAATCGTGGACGTGAAAACGCGTTCCGGTGAAAAGATCGCGACGCTGGCCGGCGGATGTTTCTGGTGCACGGAAGCCGTCTTTGAACGCATGGAAGGCATCAATGATGTGGTCTCGGGTTACATCGGCGGGAAAGTCCCGAACCCGAACTACGAGCAGGTTTGCGGCAAAAAGACGGGCCACGCGGAAGCCGTGCAGGTCTACTACGATCCAGAAAAAACGAACTACGAAGAGATCCTGGAAGTCTTCTTCAAAACCCACGACCCCACCACGCTCAATCGCCAAGGCGCCGACGCGGGACCCCAGTACCGAAGCAGCGTCTTCGTCCACAACGATGAGCAACGCGAGATTGCGAAGAAGGTCATCGAGAAGATGAGCAAGGAGTACCGCGATCCCATCGTGACCTTGATCGAACCCGCCACCAAATTCTACGTGGCCGAGGAGTATCACCAGGATTACTTTCGGTTGAATCCGAACGCTGGTTATTGTCGCGCCGTGGTCGCTAACAAGGTTCGCAAGTTCAATCGAACCTTTGGCGATAAGATCAAAGACTCGGCCAAGTAG
- a CDS encoding type II secretion system F family protein — MGLRSCRDFSRRFGVGLRAGADLLKLLESEAKHGSARQRVAMTKIREGAKDGHAISEMMRKESSFFPPLMVVMTRVGETTGRLERTMLALAEHYAQQYTLRRNFILAIAWPALQFLIGIGVVSLMIWIMGVLTPASGGQMEDMLGFGLRGPKGVLIFWAYIAAFAAMLGGLYVAFSKNVGGVQNIVPLVYQVPSIGPAIQTITLARFAWTLSLSLDAGINPIDSIKLSLDSTDSSYYRSGAKPAEDAIRGGATLSEALNGTHLFPEEFITQIEIAELSGTDAESIDQLAKDYDERAKGAMKTIAGVATGIIWVAVSMFLIFMIFRIFGKVMGFYQQGFEPI, encoded by the coding sequence ATGGGTTTGCGTTCTTGCCGCGATTTCAGTCGCCGGTTTGGCGTTGGATTGCGAGCGGGTGCGGATTTGTTGAAGTTGCTGGAGAGCGAGGCCAAGCACGGTTCCGCTCGTCAGCGAGTCGCCATGACCAAAATTCGCGAGGGTGCGAAAGACGGGCATGCAATCAGCGAAATGATGCGGAAGGAGTCATCCTTCTTCCCGCCATTGATGGTCGTGATGACTCGCGTGGGCGAGACGACTGGCCGGCTGGAACGCACCATGTTGGCGCTCGCTGAACATTACGCGCAGCAGTACACGTTGCGTCGGAATTTCATTCTTGCGATTGCTTGGCCCGCGTTGCAATTCTTGATCGGCATCGGCGTTGTGTCGCTCATGATTTGGATCATGGGAGTGCTGACGCCGGCCTCAGGCGGTCAGATGGAGGACATGCTTGGTTTCGGCTTGCGCGGACCCAAAGGTGTCCTGATCTTTTGGGCTTACATCGCCGCGTTCGCAGCCATGCTCGGCGGACTTTATGTTGCCTTCAGTAAGAACGTCGGTGGGGTACAGAACATCGTGCCGTTGGTGTACCAGGTTCCTTCGATTGGACCCGCGATTCAGACCATCACACTGGCTCGGTTTGCGTGGACGTTGTCGCTGTCGTTGGACGCTGGAATCAATCCGATCGACTCCATCAAGCTATCGCTCGATTCCACTGATAGCTCGTACTATCGAAGCGGAGCCAAGCCGGCCGAGGATGCCATTCGTGGCGGCGCGACCTTGAGCGAAGCATTGAATGGGACTCATTTGTTTCCTGAGGAGTTCATTACCCAAATCGAAATCGCGGAACTTTCCGGCACCGACGCGGAGTCCATCGACCAGTTGGCCAAGGACTATGACGAGCGTGCTAAGGGGGCAATGAAAACTATCGCGGGAGTGGCCACGGGGATCATTTGGGTGGCCGTTTCAATGTTCTTGATTTTCATGATCTTCCGCATCTTTGGAAAAGTCATGGGGTTTTACCAGCAGGGATTTGAGCCGATTTGA